One Fusobacterium sp. FSA-380-WT-3A DNA window includes the following coding sequences:
- a CDS encoding thiazole synthase has product MDKLVLKGHEFESRLLTGTGKFSDKNLIAPMLKASGSNIITMALRRVNFSNPKENVLNYIPKDVTLLPNTSGARNAEEAIKIARIAREAGCGDFIKIEIINDMKYLMPDNEETIKATKVLADEGFIVLPYIVPDLITAKKLEEAGAAAVMPLGSPIGSNKGLQTKALIEMINENKKVPVIVDAGIGTPSQAAEAMEMGVDAVLVNTAISTAEDPVKMGEAFALGVKAGRMAYLSKLAKTSKYANASSPLTDFLFRGDK; this is encoded by the coding sequence ATGGATAAGTTAGTATTAAAAGGACATGAATTTGAAAGTAGATTATTAACAGGAACAGGAAAATTTTCTGATAAAAATTTGATAGCTCCAATGTTAAAAGCAAGTGGTTCAAACATTATAACAATGGCATTAAGAAGAGTAAACTTTTCAAATCCAAAGGAAAATGTTTTAAATTATATTCCTAAAGATGTAACATTATTACCTAATACATCAGGGGCTAGAAATGCTGAAGAGGCTATAAAAATAGCTAGAATAGCTAGAGAAGCTGGTTGTGGAGATTTTATAAAAATTGAAATAATCAATGATATGAAATATTTAATGCCTGACAATGAAGAAACAATAAAAGCTACAAAAGTATTAGCTGATGAAGGATTTATAGTTTTACCTTATATAGTTCCTGATTTAATTACAGCTAAAAAATTAGAAGAGGCTGGAGCAGCTGCTGTAATGCCTTTAGGTTCACCAATTGGTTCAAATAAAGGATTACAAACAAAAGCTCTAATAGAAATGATAAATGAAAATAAAAAAGTTCCTGTAATTGTAGATGCTGGAATAGGAACTCCATCTCAAGCAGCTGAGGCTATGGAAATGGGAGTTGACGCTGTATTAGTTAACACAGCTATTTCAACAGCTGAGGACCCTGTAAAAATGGGAGAGGCTTTCGCTTTAGGAGTAAAAGCTGGAAGAATGGCTTATCTTTCAAAATTAGCTAAAACTTCAAAATATGCTAATGCTTCATCTCCTCTTACAGATTTCTTATTTAGAGGTGACAAATAA
- a CDS encoding glycosyltransferase family 39 protein produces MERKLKIDKNYLIFLGVYIFVFFPLAIFRFPDIKNEIKYFVIVDNMIQSKNLFILKYLGELYPDKPPLYFFILFLARKYMKDFFIQGTIILGSLIPSFFITTYFYKFIKRFKSEREAFIFTIFLISIPFFIGTSAFIRMDMLMSCFIFLSLYFFFNLYYGKIEFNNINIFAIYIFIFLAIFTKGPAGFGIPVGIILVFLMFEKNIGFLKKIKFFRGILLILCFLGIWIGKLFTYPEGKEYVNLLFGQETVGRIVKSKAHVRPFYYYIKKLPAILYPYGITILFSIVYYLKNIKSYNKWDILEKIGFVWTIVVIVLLSIASGKLEIYLLPISPGAILLLLSFIMKLRDKKIGKILLIVMEVLSIFSIPFNLIFNKEKNFYKRLLITPISLFIIFVFINFNIEFYNKNYTLKYPIKIINKDARNQIISYRFEDIVNLKDVINKEIIITDNFGENISIDKKIFISKTKYIDDLKDKNLNIIYKNKKYFIFEF; encoded by the coding sequence ATGGAAAGAAAGTTAAAAATAGATAAAAATTATCTAATTTTTTTAGGAGTATATATTTTTGTATTTTTTCCTTTAGCTATATTTCGTTTTCCAGATATAAAAAATGAAATTAAATATTTTGTTATAGTTGATAATATGATTCAAAGTAAAAATTTATTTATTTTAAAATATTTAGGAGAGCTGTATCCAGATAAACCACCTTTATATTTTTTCATATTATTTTTAGCTAGAAAATATATGAAAGATTTTTTTATACAGGGAACAATAATATTAGGAAGTCTTATTCCATCATTTTTTATAACAACTTATTTTTATAAATTTATAAAAAGATTTAAAAGTGAAAGAGAAGCTTTTATATTTACTATATTTTTAATTTCTATTCCATTTTTTATAGGGACATCAGCTTTTATAAGAATGGATATGCTTATGAGTTGTTTTATATTTTTATCTCTTTATTTTTTCTTTAATTTATATTATGGAAAAATTGAATTTAATAATATAAATATTTTTGCAATATATATATTTATATTTTTGGCTATCTTTACAAAAGGACCAGCAGGATTTGGAATTCCTGTAGGAATTATACTGGTTTTTCTTATGTTTGAAAAAAATATAGGATTTTTAAAAAAGATAAAATTTTTTAGAGGAATTCTTTTAATATTGTGTTTTTTAGGAATATGGATAGGAAAACTTTTTACTTATCCAGAGGGAAAAGAGTATGTAAATCTTTTATTTGGACAGGAAACAGTAGGAAGAATTGTAAAATCAAAAGCTCATGTAAGACCTTTTTATTATTATATAAAAAAATTACCAGCTATATTATATCCCTATGGAATTACAATATTATTTTCAATAGTTTATTATTTAAAAAATATAAAATCTTATAATAAATGGGATATTTTAGAAAAAATAGGTTTTGTTTGGACAATAGTGGTTATAGTTTTACTTTCCATTGCAAGTGGAAAATTAGAAATATATCTTTTACCAATATCTCCAGGAGCAATTTTATTGTTATTAAGTTTTATTATGAAATTGAGAGATAAAAAAATTGGAAAGATTTTATTAATAGTAATGGAAGTTTTATCAATTTTTTCTATTCCTTTTAATTTGATTTTTAATAAGGAGAAAAATTTTTATAAAAGATTATTAATAACTCCAATTTCTCTGTTTATAATTTTTGTATTTATCAACTTTAATATAGAGTTTTACAATAAAAATTATACATTGAAATATCCTATAAAAATAATAAATAAAGATGCAAGGAATCAAATTATATCTTATAGATTTGAAGATATTGTAAATTTAAAAGATGTAATAAATAAAGAGATTATAATAACAGATAATTTTGGCGAAAATATTTCAATAGATAAAAAAATATTTATATCTAAAACAAAATATATAGATGATTTAAAAGATAAAAATCTAAATATTATTTATAAAAATAAAAAATATTTTATCTTTGAATTTTAG
- a CDS encoding lipid-A-disaccharide synthase N-terminal domain-containing protein, whose protein sequence is MFKWNVWFLLGLIGQGLFSMRFIIQWIASEKAKKSVIPFSFWVFSLGGSTLLLIYAIYKKDPVFILGQAPNVLIYSRNIYLIKKFKTEE, encoded by the coding sequence ATGTTTAAATGGAATGTGTGGTTTTTATTAGGACTAATCGGACAAGGACTTTTTTCAATGAGGTTTATAATTCAATGGATTGCAAGTGAAAAGGCAAAGAAAAGTGTAATTCCATTTTCATTTTGGGTTTTTAGTTTAGGAGGAAGCACACTTTTATTGATTTATGCTATTTATAAAAAAGACCCTGTATTTATATTAGGACAAGCTCCAAATGTATTGATTTATAGTAGAAATATTTATTTAATTAAAAAATTTAAAACTGAGGAGTAA
- the thiF gene encoding sulfur carrier protein ThiS adenylyltransferase ThiF, translated as MIIGIAGCGGIGSNVAYHLVRTGVKYLKFGDFDKIEESNLNRQFYFKNQIGKYKSETLKENLSLINPEIKIDFEIIKFDRENIVEFFKDCDIVVEAFDKKEYKSILVEELLPLGKKIISASGIGDYDTKSIEIKNIGKNLIVVGDFKKDTDDYKTYSHKVGIVAALMSEKVLEIGGYFEK; from the coding sequence ATGATAATAGGGATAGCTGGTTGTGGTGGAATCGGAAGTAATGTAGCCTATCATTTAGTGAGAACAGGGGTAAAATATTTAAAGTTTGGAGATTTTGATAAGATTGAAGAATCAAATTTAAATAGACAATTTTATTTCAAAAATCAAATTGGAAAATACAAAAGCGAAACTTTAAAAGAAAATTTATCCCTTATAAATCCTGAAATAAAAATTGATTTTGAAATAATTAAATTTGATAGAGAGAATATTGTGGAATTTTTTAAAGATTGTGATATTGTAGTGGAAGCATTTGATAAAAAAGAGTATAAAAGTATTTTAGTAGAAGAGCTTTTACCACTTGGAAAAAAAATTATTTCAGCTTCTGGAATTGGAGATTATGATACAAAATCAATTGAAATAAAAAATATTGGAAAAAATTTAATTGTAGTAGGAGATTTCAAAAAAGATACTGATGATTATAAAACATATTCTCATAAAGTTGGAATAGTGGCAGCTTTGATGAGTGAGAAAGTTTTAGAGATAGGAGGATATTTTGAGAAATAG
- the thiH gene encoding 2-iminoacetate synthase ThiH, translating to MGFYSVVKEWKDFDFEGYFSKVTDEDVVDSIYKEHLTEYDFLNLISPIAKNHLEEMARRANEIKTQHFGNVISLYMPIYISNFCTNNCTYCGFSKKNHIVRKHQNLEQIEEEAKEIAKTGVEHILMLTGEAHGLVTLDYLKEAVKILKKYFNSVSIEVMPLEEWEYKELVDIGLDGLTVYQETYNEERYDEVHLSGKKKDYHFRLNTPERGAKAGIRTIGIGPLFGLSEIRKEAFMAGMHLKYLTDNYLNSSFSISLPRINPAEGGFQPDHPLDDITFVQFMTAFRIFQIKADINISTREVASFRDHLMHMGITKMSVGSKTDVGGYTENDPSTCQFEISDNRSAEETIQAIRDNGYQPIFKDWEQIK from the coding sequence ATGGGATTTTATTCTGTTGTAAAAGAATGGAAAGATTTTGATTTTGAAGGATATTTTTCAAAAGTTACTGATGAAGATGTAGTAGATAGTATTTATAAAGAACATCTAACAGAATATGACTTTCTAAATTTAATTTCTCCAATAGCAAAAAATCATTTAGAAGAAATGGCTAGAAGAGCCAATGAGATAAAAACACAACATTTTGGAAATGTGATATCTCTTTATATGCCAATATATATTTCAAATTTCTGTACAAACAACTGTACTTATTGTGGTTTCTCAAAGAAAAATCACATTGTAAGGAAACATCAAAATCTAGAGCAAATAGAGGAAGAAGCTAAAGAAATAGCAAAAACAGGAGTAGAACATATTTTAATGCTTACAGGAGAAGCTCACGGACTTGTAACTTTAGATTATTTAAAAGAAGCTGTAAAAATATTAAAAAAATATTTTAATTCTGTTTCAATAGAGGTTATGCCATTAGAAGAATGGGAATATAAAGAATTAGTAGATATTGGATTAGATGGATTAACAGTATATCAAGAAACATATAATGAAGAGAGATATGATGAAGTTCATTTATCTGGTAAGAAAAAAGATTATCATTTCCGTTTAAATACTCCAGAGAGAGGGGCAAAAGCTGGAATAAGAACTATTGGAATTGGACCTTTATTTGGTTTAAGTGAAATAAGAAAAGAAGCTTTTATGGCTGGAATGCATTTAAAATATTTAACTGATAATTATTTGAATTCATCTTTCTCAATCTCTTTACCAAGAATAAATCCAGCTGAAGGAGGATTCCAACCAGACCATCCACTAGATGATATAACTTTTGTACAATTTATGACAGCTTTTAGAATTTTCCAAATAAAAGCTGATATAAATATTTCTACAAGGGAGGTAGCTTCATTTAGAGACCATTTAATGCATATGGGAATTACAAAAATGTCTGTTGGTTCTAAAACAGATGTTGGAGGATACACAGAGAATGACCCATCTACTTGTCAATTTGAAATAAGTGACAATAGAAGTGCTGAAGAAACAATACAAGCAATTAGAGATAATGGATATCAACCAATATTTAAAGATTGGGAGCAAATCAAATGA
- a CDS encoding cell wall metabolism sensor histidine kinase WalK, whose translation MKKLAHELHKNYKLLIVIFILPYITFLLFFASYIKKVSFNDIYSVDSFLSYELTEFKEEITSKEKTVDQFFYEALEECPDVSGVNVFFRFNGKIYSDDKSPSHFYNFENKEFSEEIQKIDFYKYHFLKKIVSAEDFGNIEVLIVKDLTDDRLLLFNVIMVSTILITIAFLISIFVSKKFYDEVVTSINNLQKITNNINLNNINPQIKSKNYFIEIEKVILSYENMLERLYNQTNSQMEFVNNASHELKTPLFIIKGYLNLIERWGIEKKDISLEALASIKEEVENMDILIKKLLFLAKDDNENLEYIELDISEVISNIISELKIAYPKQKISFNSSENYINSDYFLIKQLFFNLIENAIKYGNNNEINVSIINNKNLSIIIEDNGIGISKENLNHIYDRFFRVDKSRNREIKSHGLGLSIVKKITRILKIDLNIESEINKGTKVTVTIPTTKI comes from the coding sequence ATGAAAAAATTAGCCCATGAACTTCATAAAAATTACAAACTTTTAATAGTTATTTTCATACTTCCATATATAACATTTTTACTTTTTTTTGCTTCCTACATAAAAAAAGTTTCATTTAATGATATTTATTCTGTTGACAGTTTTCTAAGTTATGAGCTAACAGAATTTAAAGAGGAGATAACTTCTAAAGAAAAAACTGTAGACCAATTTTTTTATGAAGCTTTAGAGGAATGTCCAGATGTTTCAGGAGTAAATGTATTTTTTAGATTTAATGGAAAAATCTATTCTGATGATAAATCTCCTTCACATTTCTATAATTTTGAAAATAAAGAATTTTCTGAAGAAATTCAAAAAATAGATTTTTATAAATATCATTTTTTAAAAAAGATTGTTAGTGCTGAGGATTTTGGAAATATTGAAGTTTTAATAGTAAAAGATTTGACAGATGATAGACTTTTACTTTTTAATGTTATTATGGTTTCTACAATTCTAATAACTATTGCTTTTTTAATAAGTATATTTGTATCTAAAAAGTTTTATGATGAAGTGGTTACCTCTATAAATAACTTACAAAAAATTACCAATAATATAAATCTTAACAATATAAATCCACAAATAAAATCTAAAAATTATTTTATTGAAATAGAAAAAGTTATATTATCTTATGAAAATATGTTAGAGAGATTATACAATCAAACAAACTCCCAAATGGAATTTGTCAATAATGCTTCTCATGAATTAAAAACTCCTCTTTTTATAATCAAAGGTTACTTAAATTTAATTGAAAGGTGGGGAATTGAAAAAAAAGACATTTCATTGGAAGCTCTAGCTTCTATAAAAGAGGAAGTTGAAAATATGGATATTCTTATAAAAAAATTATTATTTCTTGCAAAAGATGATAATGAAAATTTAGAATATATTGAATTAGATATTTCAGAAGTCATTTCAAATATTATTTCAGAATTAAAAATAGCTTATCCTAAACAAAAAATATCTTTTAATAGTAGTGAAAATTATATAAATTCTGATTATTTTTTAATAAAGCAACTTTTTTTCAATCTTATTGAAAATGCAATAAAATATGGAAATAATAATGAAATAAATGTGTCTATTATCAATAATAAAAATCTTTCAATTATAATTGAAGATAACGGTATTGGAATATCAAAAGAAAATCTAAATCATATTTATGATAGATTTTTTAGAGTTGATAAAAGCAGAAATAGAGAAATAAAAAGCCATGGTTTAGGTTTATCAATAGTTAAAAAAATTACTAGAATATTAAAAATCGACTTGAATATTGAGAGTGAAATAAATAAAGGTACAAAAGTTACAGTAACAATTCCTACTACAAAAATATAA
- the thiE gene encoding thiamine phosphate synthase has protein sequence MRNRIIIPEGIYGITGENFANGKTNLQCVEEMIRGGIKIIQYREKNKSLGEKLKEAREIREVCKKNGVVFIVNDNIDIAILVDADGVHVGQDDIPPSEVRKLIGEDKIIGLSTHSPEQGKKAFENSDVDYIGVGPIFPTTTKDTAPVGLEYLEYVVNNLDIPFVAIGGIKDYNIDKIVERGAKRICLVSDIVGAENISEKVKSLISKLKK, from the coding sequence TTGAGAAATAGAATAATTATCCCTGAAGGAATATATGGAATTACAGGTGAAAATTTTGCCAATGGAAAAACTAATCTACAATGTGTAGAGGAAATGATTCGTGGTGGAATAAAAATAATTCAATATAGAGAAAAAAATAAAAGCTTGGGAGAAAAATTAAAAGAAGCTAGAGAGATAAGAGAAGTTTGTAAAAAAAATGGAGTTGTGTTTATAGTAAATGATAACATTGATATAGCAATTTTAGTTGATGCAGATGGAGTTCATGTTGGGCAAGATGATATTCCACCTAGTGAAGTAAGAAAACTTATAGGTGAAGATAAAATTATTGGTCTATCAACTCACTCTCCAGAGCAAGGAAAAAAAGCCTTTGAAAATAGTGATGTAGATTATATTGGAGTTGGTCCAATATTTCCTACAACAACAAAAGATACTGCTCCTGTAGGATTAGAATACTTAGAATATGTTGTAAATAATTTGGATATTCCTTTTGTTGCCATTGGAGGAATAAAAGATTATAACATTGATAAAATAGTTGAGAGAGGAGCAAAAAGAATTTGCTTAGTAAGTGACATTGTAGGAGCTGAAAATATTTCAGAAAAAGTAAAATCTTTAATAAGCAAATTAAAAAAATAA
- a CDS encoding response regulator transcription factor, whose amino-acid sequence MKKILIIEDDKKIRRLLELELEHEGYLVESYEEGDKAIEKFKNSFFDVILLDLMLPNLSGEEICKIIRKISEIPIIIITAKDSIVSKVDLLDMGADDYITKPFNIEELCARIRVVLRNKKNYNTKDILRYGNLSLNTSLKVLKRDEEEIPLTKTEYKLLEIFFLNKEIGLSREKIIEEVWGFDFDGDNKIVDVFINSLRKKIDSEKEKYISSLRGFGYIFKLKN is encoded by the coding sequence ATGAAGAAAATTTTGATAATAGAAGATGATAAAAAAATAAGAAGACTTTTAGAGTTAGAATTAGAACATGAAGGTTATTTGGTAGAAAGTTATGAGGAAGGGGATAAAGCTATTGAAAAATTTAAAAATAGTTTTTTTGATGTTATTCTTCTTGATTTGATGCTTCCAAATTTATCTGGAGAAGAAATCTGTAAAATTATTAGGAAAATATCTGAAATTCCTATAATTATAATAACAGCAAAAGATAGTATAGTTAGTAAAGTTGATTTATTAGATATGGGAGCTGATGATTATATAACAAAGCCTTTTAATATAGAGGAACTTTGTGCTAGAATAAGAGTTGTCTTAAGAAATAAAAAAAATTATAATACAAAGGATATTTTGAGATATGGAAATCTAAGTCTTAATACTTCTTTAAAAGTTTTAAAAAGAGATGAAGAGGAAATTCCTTTAACAAAAACAGAATATAAATTATTAGAAATTTTCTTTTTAAACAAAGAAATTGGATTGAGTAGAGAAAAAATAATAGAAGAAGTATGGGGATTTGATTTTGATGGGGATAACAAAATAGTTGATGTTTTTATTAATTCCTTAAGGAAAAAAATAGATTCAGAAAAAGAAAAATATATCTCTTCATTAAGAGGATTTGGATATATTTTTAAATTAAAAAATTAG
- a CDS encoding glycosyltransferase family 39 protein, producing the protein MLSKQNEKIYLSLLGIVSFISFFINLGIRPVGLMEARNFITAREMVLNNNFLIPTLNGMLRFEKPPFPTWLTAIMMKLTENFTNQWILRIPVGILGIIFIFLVYYFIKNFTENIFLSFLGSFVASTTFMIIKVGNENTWDMFTYVLIFGSITFFVRGLKSSKTKEFIFAGIFLALSIMSKGPVGIYGLFIPFLLAHIFIFGLNEYKKNLKNIIIFILVGIVLALIWPSIVYFKYPDFFLSVLKKEENTWMNSHEKSLFYYLDYFLYMGIWLFFSISLFLKKWSEERNENKSFSKLIFFWNILVIIFISIIKMKKKRYGIPIFMVSSIGVGNICYYYYNLTLDKLKKSDKFLLNIQNGFILLLSCGLLGFVFVNQYLAKNFQIEYTFLLIIFLAPFIYFSFKNLKNKKEYFLKYITVGSGIFFLVVYSVTSGFISKNFVDKQQKFINAKNIKEFVKASNKEEIYSDSYGIMDVWRVGKEIEDYKNIESLPEKLIFFSDLPKDVKENYTVLKKELYFNEVNEVIEIYFLEKNKELLWKES; encoded by the coding sequence ATGTTGAGTAAACAAAATGAAAAAATATATTTATCTTTGCTTGGAATTGTATCTTTTATAAGTTTTTTTATAAATTTAGGAATAAGACCTGTGGGACTTATGGAAGCTAGAAATTTTATAACAGCTAGAGAGATGGTTTTAAATAATAATTTTTTAATTCCTACATTAAATGGAATGTTGAGATTTGAGAAACCACCTTTTCCAACATGGTTAACAGCTATTATGATGAAACTTACAGAAAATTTTACAAATCAATGGATTCTTAGGATACCTGTTGGAATATTGGGAATAATTTTTATATTTCTAGTTTATTATTTTATAAAAAATTTTACTGAAAATATATTTTTAAGTTTTTTGGGAAGCTTTGTAGCAAGTACAACTTTTATGATAATAAAAGTTGGAAATGAAAATACATGGGATATGTTTACCTATGTACTTATTTTTGGAAGTATAACTTTTTTTGTAAGAGGGTTAAAATCATCAAAAACAAAAGAGTTTATATTTGCTGGAATATTTTTAGCCCTATCTATTATGAGTAAAGGACCTGTTGGAATTTATGGACTTTTTATCCCATTTTTATTGGCACATATATTTATTTTTGGTTTAAATGAGTATAAGAAAAATTTAAAAAATATAATAATTTTTATTTTAGTTGGAATTGTTTTAGCTTTGATTTGGCCAAGCATAGTTTATTTTAAATATCCAGATTTCTTTTTATCAGTTCTTAAAAAAGAGGAAAATACTTGGATGAACTCTCATGAAAAAAGTCTTTTTTACTATTTAGATTACTTTTTATACATGGGAATATGGTTATTCTTTTCTATAAGTTTATTTTTAAAAAAATGGAGTGAAGAGAGAAATGAAAATAAAAGTTTTTCAAAGTTAATTTTTTTCTGGAATATTTTAGTGATAATTTTTATTTCAATAATAAAAATGAAAAAGAAAAGATATGGAATTCCAATATTTATGGTTTCAAGTATAGGAGTTGGAAATATCTGCTATTATTATTACAATTTAACATTAGATAAATTAAAAAAATCAGATAAATTTCTTCTAAATATTCAAAATGGTTTTATTTTATTATTATCTTGTGGACTTTTAGGATTTGTTTTTGTAAATCAATATTTAGCTAAAAATTTCCAAATAGAATATACTTTTTTATTAATTATTTTTTTAGCACCATTTATATATTTCTCTTTTAAAAATTTAAAAAATAAAAAGGAATATTTTTTAAAGTATATTACAGTAGGAAGTGGGATTTTCTTTTTGGTAGTTTATTCAGTTACAAGTGGTTTTATTTCTAAAAACTTTGTAGATAAACAACAAAAATTTATAAATGCAAAGAATATTAAAGAATTTGTAAAAGCTTCTAATAAAGAGGAAATATATTCAGACTCTTATGGAATTATGGATGTTTGGAGAGTTGGAAAAGAGATAGAAGATTATAAAAATATAGAATCCTTACCAGAAAAATTAATATTTTTCTCTGATTTACCAAAAGATGTAAAAGAAAATTATACTGTTTTAAAGAAAGAATTATATTTTAATGAAGTTAACGAAGTTATAGAAATTTACTTTTTAGAAAAAAATAAGGAGCTTTTATGGAAAGAAAGTTAA
- a CDS encoding glycosyltransferase family 2 protein, translating to MERISVVAPVYNEKDNISRFIEKVENSLKKGFDSYEIILVNDGSTDGSKEILNEEAKKNGHVKVYHFTKNNGQTAALDFAFKKASGDLVLMMDSDLQTDPKDVYTLLPYIKEYDMVNGKRETREDGLKRKISSIVGNSVRNYITGDDIKDTGCPLKLFKKEVVKSFYLYEGMHRFLPTLAKINGFKVVEIPVKHYDREFGYSKYGVFNRLFKGLKDAFAVRWMKKRRLRYQVEMGEDKNV from the coding sequence ATGGAAAGAATTTCAGTTGTAGCACCTGTTTATAATGAAAAAGATAATATTTCAAGATTTATAGAGAAAGTGGAAAACTCTTTGAAAAAAGGTTTTGATTCTTATGAAATTATTTTAGTAAATGATGGAAGTACAGATGGAAGTAAAGAGATTTTAAATGAAGAAGCTAAAAAAAATGGACATGTAAAAGTATATCATTTTACAAAAAATAATGGACAAACAGCAGCTTTAGATTTTGCTTTTAAAAAAGCTAGTGGAGATTTAGTTTTAATGATGGATTCAGATTTACAGACAGACCCAAAAGATGTATATACACTTTTACCATATATAAAAGAATATGATATGGTTAATGGAAAAAGAGAAACAAGAGAAGATGGATTAAAAAGAAAAATATCTTCTATTGTAGGAAATTCAGTTAGAAATTATATTACAGGAGATGATATTAAAGACACAGGCTGTCCTTTAAAACTTTTTAAAAAAGAGGTTGTTAAAAGTTTTTATCTCTATGAAGGAATGCACAGATTCCTTCCAACTTTGGCAAAAATAAATGGATTTAAAGTAGTTGAAATTCCTGTAAAACATTATGATAGAGAATTTGGATATTCTAAATATGGGGTCTTTAACAGACTCTTTAAAGGTTTAAAAGATGCTTTTGCTGTTAGATGGATGAAAAAAAGAAGATTGAGATATCAAGTTGAAATGGGAGAAGATAAAAATGTTTAA
- the thiS gene encoding sulfur carrier protein ThiS produces MKIILNGVEEEIEKEIILKEFIEKTSIEKNITLSGAVVLINDNLIKKDNWQDVTIKENDVVEVLVFVSGG; encoded by the coding sequence ATGAAAATAATTTTAAATGGTGTTGAAGAGGAAATAGAAAAAGAAATTATTTTAAAAGAATTTATTGAAAAAACTTCAATAGAGAAAAATATAACTCTTTCTGGAGCAGTGGTTTTAATAAATGATAATCTTATTAAAAAAGATAATTGGCAAGATGTGACTATAAAAGAAAATGATGTTGTAGAAGTTCTAGTTTTTGTTTCTGGTGGATAA